The Rosa rugosa chromosome 3, drRosRugo1.1, whole genome shotgun sequence sequence GACATTGGGCCATTAAACTTGCAGTAAATTGTATAGGGTCTTCGACTTAGCATTAATTTGAAACGTGCATACACCGTTACAAATAAGTACCAAATCATAAAATGATATCAATGCCTAAGCAAAGTCGTCAACAATGTGGctttacttattttttttttttttataagtaatttttttttcgtcagtatatattttaattatgttgttgccttttattttaaaaaaaatattttttttctttagagtTAAGTAAAAAAGAATTTGAATCTACTTGGTCATAATTGAACTGGGAAGCCCAGTattatttggtctagtggcataaatCTCCTCTTGTAAGTGCGATGTCCTGAGTTTGACTCATAGTAGACTAGTTGTAGTATATGAGTATTGATTTGattcccaacaaaaaaaaaattgaattttaagttttttttctctctctctctaaaaagtCTGGCGCAATATTAGAGTTTGGGATAGCCGGATAGGCAAACGCAAGGCATGATTCTCTGAAAAAGCTGAGGCTAAGTTTGGCAGTAGGCAAGAAAAATTTGGATGCTTGAAACATAGGTCTAGTGGCTATGGATCTTGTGGGAGGTCCACTAGCGAAAAAGAAAAGACATAGACACGTGGGGAGTTATAATAAACTTCCCTATTATACTGCCGGAGTATCTGCTATTCACCGGGTGACCCTCACCTGCTGTTAACAAACGCTGCGTGTAAGCCACGCGCTAACAGAACAGTAGCAACAAACAAATGACTTGGTTCGGCTCGGTAAAAAATTGTTTTACCTGTCTTATTGCTTTAGACTCATTTTTGTTGAGATTGGGATATCCATTTCGATTAGGGATTTAGGTCTGTTTTAAGCTCTCACACTCCCCTGCTCTCACTTTCGACGCCTCCAAACTTGAAATCGAACCTATACAACTCGAAACCGAATCCGACCAATAAAAACTTATCTGCAACAGCGGCGGTGAAATTCGTTCCAGTGTTGGTGTTGTAGAACGAACAGCTATTGTTCTTCAAGAACGACCAGGGATAGGAAAATGGGAGTTCCAGAAATAGATCTTCATCCACAGCAACAGATCGGAATAGCGTTTTGCTGACAAAGGCCCCGTGAAATTGGCTCCGATTGATTTCGTAGGAGGCGGCGCTGAAGAAGGAAAAATACGGTGCTTGTGAAACGAAACCGGAATAAACATGGCATTTGGTAAGAAGTCGAAATGGAGGTCACCGAATTCCAGAAGAGCAGACGCTGTCCAAGTGAATTGCGTGTAAGTAATCTGTAGGAATAAATGATATTGAAGTGGAGATTTGTATGGcagtggtgattttatatatatatatattctgtgtgtatgtgtatgtgtgtgagtgtgggtgtgtgtgtgtgtgtatatatatatgttgctaATATATGTCATTAGTTGCAATCCTGACAAACGTTGCATAGCTGATATGAATTTGTACTGGGACTTGGTAGACGTAATTGAAATGTCATTAAAATAGTTTGAAAATATCTGCGTTCGATTATGCTGAAGCAATTGAATTAGGACTTCATAGAGTGTTGAAACTGCCATGTTGTTTATGATACCATAATGATTAGATTGCTGTGTATGGGTTTAGAATAATAGGTGTTGAATGTAGTTAGTGTAAGTGTTAATTTTATAACCGTCTACGATTGACACAGACAAACAGTGAGGACGGAGCCCCAGTGTAAACAGAGAAGAGCTAAGGGAGTTGAGAAGGTATGTGGGGTTGATTAAGAGTCATATGTGTTGAATTTATAATTGCAATATGTGTATTATGTAAATGGTTTACGATGTCACTGAAAATTGCAGGAAACCAGTGGGCATGAAATCCGCCCGGATGTGGGTGGAGAAACAGATTATGGTGCATTACGATGTGACCCGTGTAAAATGAATACATATCATGGCTCAGAAGGGTTTGGGTCGATGAAGGTAAGGGTGGGTGATGTGAAATCAATAATTGGGAGGGTGACAGAAACAACTGGTTTAATGGAGCGCGAGTTGGAGAGAATGGGAGAAAATTTGCGCCATATAGAACAATATATGTCTGAAGTTGTGAATGAGGCAGCCATTGAAGAAATTGTTAATGAGGTTGTGGAGGTTATAAGTGGTAGAGAAAGGGGGAAAAAGATATACATGGAAAAGCGAATGGGAATACCCCCAATAATGCGCGTATCTCGGCTTAGGGAGGGCAATATAGAAGCACACAAGGTGGAGGAGGTACGGATTCAGAACTTCACACCGTTTTATTACAATCCTCTATTTATCAAGTGGTTTTGTTggtaaataaaatagaaaagattatgaaattttttgtttttgtttattgtaGCATGTTAAACGCGTGGTTGATGATATGGAGGTGAAGCATGTGAAGAGTAAAGGCCGAAAACAGAAGCATAAGAGCCTGAAACGAAAATTTGGTGCATGTGCAAATGAAAGTGTGATTTCAGGGAAGAATGGCGATCTACTGAGGTTCCTATTTCAGAAAAACTTTGTAGGCGAAGACAAGTGGAGGTAAATAGAAATTTACAATTCGTTTTCAGATTACAAACAATACGTGCGATAAAGTATTAAACACGACCTGTGTAGATTGACAAGTCTTGTGTGAGGATATAGGGAAAATATGGAATTGATTAGTTTGTTTGTAGAAAGGGGTCGTCTTTATGTCATCGTGTTAGGAATATTAGGGGATAGGAACTTTTGATTTAATGTTTGTGCAGTCCGTCCCTATGATGATAAAATACTGCCGTATGGTCAGTGTATTAATGTTCTGTTATGTTGGGTGTGCATTTCATTATTTTAAAGTCGAACTTTAATGACTTGCGTGCATGTAGTCAGGCAAACACCTAGTTGTGAACATAAAAGATTTATTTGCTGCTTGTTTCGTACAATAAACCTGGTAATTACTGTAATAATGATTTAATTAGGTAGATGACGGAGTGTAATATTTGAAGGATCAGGTAAAGTTGATGCAGGTCATTTGATAGTATTTAAGTATAAATTTTCGTAATGCCTTGACTGTTAATGGTGATTAGATTAGATGGAAAGAATGAATTGTCTGTGGCATTTGTAATGTAAATTGCTGGTAAAAATTCTGGGAATAATGATAGCTGAAATATTTAATATGTTTGTAGTAACAGTGAATGAGACGTTGTATTGTTATGAAGATAGATGGGTTGTGTATTCATTTTTGCATTTGTTTAAACATTCGTAAGTTGTATGGTCATCGGTTGCTAGTGATGGGGATAAAAACTGAATGCGAAACACGCATTATCGGTGTAAGCTTGCATTTTACATGAATAAAATTAACGTGTATTGATGCACCTAAAAGTAGTTTGCATGCAGCATAGAAATTGCCCGTTATGGTGAATTTGCAGTCACTAGAATGGAAGTTCAGTGTTTATCACCAGCAACATCACTGTCTTGTAAGGTGAGAGAGAAGTGTTATTTTATACCTTTAATATAGAATTGGGTTTCCACAATCGATGTAATGCAGTGTGTATTCAAAATGAATAGGTTTTAAATATTTGTGCGGCGTACTTGGATGAGCCAGACGGTGATTGTTGGTTTCTTCCGACATATTTCGGGGTATAAAAGTGTCAATTGTGTGTAcatatattaaatatatgttagtggtttGAAATGATGTGTAGCAGTGACTGACCTTGGTGTAGTACAGGAACGAGGTAGATGCAATGAAGAGCAATCTTGCTTTGCAAATTGGCTTGCAAGTACGGTTGAGATGTGCGGCTTAAAGAGGTTTCATCGCCGTCTTCGTTTTTGCAAGAAGGTAATAAATGCCTAATTTTTTTTGCTGTGACAAGTGGGTGTATTTCGCTTATTGGTATCGAATTTCTTATTTCATGTAGATATTCACCCCACTGCATGACAGTATGGATGATCATTGGTATTTATTGGTCATGGACCTGCATGAAAAGGAAGCATTATTGTGGGACAGCTATCCCGATCCAAAGTCGGTCGGTAGGAGAATGCATCATGCACGAGACGTGGTAATACCATTTCAAATTAGCACCATATTTGATTTAGGCCAATGACAACAAGTAACATGTTTTATGTGATTTATTAATTGTGGTTGATGTTTGTCTGTTGCTAGATGACACTAATGCAGAAGGTGTTTTCATGCGAAATGACAATGTTCGGCGATGTTTATTACCACTTTCCATCTTTCTCACTTACCTTGGCCGAAGGGGACCGGACAAATCCCCAAACATTTGATAGCGGCATATTCGTCATTAGGCACATGCAGCACTATCTTGACCCATGGTCAATAGGGGTTAGTCACTCATGCAAGAAATCATTAGTAAATGCATTAAAATGAATGATAATATATAATGGTAGTTGTGTTAATGTCATGACAGTTCGTCTCTGAGGACCAGCGGAACCGTGTTGCTTTAGAAATAGTACAGAGTCCCCGGAATGAACATCGTCGTGTTGTCCTAGCTGCTGCAGTTGGTGGAAGCACGAGTGTGGGTGCGAAAAATGCATTTAGTCCACCAACGGGACGAAAATGCCGTAGTCATCGAAAGCGGCGTGATCGGACTTTGAGGTTCTAATTTGTCAAGTATTTGGCTGACTATAAACATGGATGGTgtaataaatttaaatttgtaATATTTCCCTGATTGTATTAGAGTGATGAATACAGTTGAACAATATTTGTACTATGTTAAATTTCTTGGTTGATTGAATGGAAGAAGTTATGAAGATGTATAGATGTGATACACAGGCCTAACGAAAAAGGGGGCCAGCAGATATGTATGTTATGGTGACACGATGTACTAATGGGCTGAAGGAGTAAGATGCAGTTATGGGCTGAATGGGTAAGATAGAAAACGCTTTTGTAAGAATGAAGTCGTATGACTCGTGTTATAAACCTATGACGGATTGCATAATGTACTAAGTACTTCGGTTAAGCCGAAGAAGCCAGCCCAAactattttatatttttccTACTAAGTACTTCGGTTAAGCTGAAGAAGCCAGCCCAAactattttatatttttccTACTAAGTACTTCGGTTAAGCGGAAGAAGCCAGCCC is a genomic window containing:
- the LOC133736560 gene encoding uncharacterized protein LOC133736560 → MCGLKRFHRRLRFCKKIFTPLHDSMDDHWYLLVMDLHEKEALLWDSYPDPKSVGRRMHHARDVMTLMQKVFSCEMTMFGDVYYHFPSFSLTLAEGDRTNPQTFDSGIFVIRHMQHYLDPWSIGFVSEDQRNRVALEIVQSPRNEHRRVVLAAAVGGSTSVGAKNAFSPPTGRKCRSHRKRRDRTLRF